In Besnoitia besnoiti strain Bb-Ger1 chromosome IX, whole genome shotgun sequence, a single genomic region encodes these proteins:
- a CDS encoding hypothetical protein (encoded by transcript BESB_013360), whose translation MSAIGLGGPIKRSTGGSAATVAEPCARPDVDAVGHSEQIYNLVSLIKCHDASLLECGGVEGLTRHIFCHPWGDGSPQVKLYQSWVIHILRLLGKKVEISRSDDPLAVAEIIVDALQGLDLDGAEVSAAHMRQGYGYVACKVLHELLKKLITARGIRLTAYELCNKEGCGFGGACEEDVEDFAATQIGGGGAELSSDHDNEEDDDVSAVGELGKRDGRHDASAASGNSPVTVKDQWTEEVEQMLKFKKAFDQHLPQLSRSFKHLQAELQEMLTRVEAKEEWIGRQFSRIITEHKEICQELENQVERQQMLRGRLEDLQSKREATQEAYDQTSKLLQDKYDHATDTRPLQELAKTLATMKAEIKQMELRIGVLQHTSIRAAIWQAHFLVLFEWAACVRL comes from the exons ATGTCAGCAATTGGATTAGGCGGTCCTATAAAGAGGTCTACTGGTGGAAGTGCTGCGACCGTCGCTGAGCCGTGTGCGCGGCCCGATGTGGACGCTGTTGGCCATAGCGAACAGATCTACAATCTCGTGTCCCTAATCAAATGTCACGACGCAAGTCTTCTCGAATGCGG GGGCGTCGAGGGCCTGACGCGGCACATTTTTTGCCATCCCTGGGGCGATGGGTCCCCCCAAGTGAAGTTATATCAATCGTGGGTTATCCACATACTGCGATTGCTTGGAAAGAAAGTCGAGATAAGTCGATCCGATGACCCTTTGGCAGTCGCAGAGATTATAG TTGATGCTCTTCAAGGCCTCGATCTGGATGGTGCCGAAGTATCTGCGGCACATATGCGGCAG GGGTACGGCTACGTCGCCTGCAAAGTGCTCCATGAGCTGCTCAAGAAG CTCATCACGGCACGCGGCATTCGGTTGACCGCTTACGAGTTGTGTAACAAAGAAGGCTGTGGATTCGGGGGGGCGTGTGAAGAAGACGTGGAGGATTTTGCGGCGACTCAAAttggcggaggcggcgctgaacTCAGTTCGGATCACGACAacgaggaagacgatgaTGTTAGTGCC GTGGGCGAACTGGGGAAGCGCGATGGAAGGCACGATGCGTCAGCTGCCAGCGGGAACTCACCCGTTACTGTGAAAGACCAATGGACAGAAGAAGTTGAG CAGATGCTCAAGTTCAAGAAAGCTTTCGACCAGCATTTGCCACAGCTGTCTCGGTCTTTCAAACACCTACAAGCAGAGTTACAGGAGATGCTGACTAGGGTTGAGGCAAAGGAAGAGTGGATTGGAAGGCAGTTTTCACGCATT ATTACGGAACATAAGGAGATTTGCCAGGAGCTAGAAAATCAAGTTGAACGCCAGCAGATGCTTCGTGGGAGACTGGAGGATCTCCAGTCAAAGCGAGAAGCGACCCAGGAAGCGTACGACCAGACCAGCAAGCTGCTTCAAGACAAGTACGATCACGCAACCGACACAAGGCCCCTCCAAGAGTTGGCGAAGACTCTCGCCACTATGAAA GCGGAAATAAAGCAAATGGAGCTTCGCATCGGAGTGCTCCAGCACACCAGCATAAGG GCGGCGATTTGGCAAGCTCATTTTCTTGTTTTGTTCGAGTGGGCAGCGTGTGTGCGGCTGTGA
- a CDS encoding hypothetical protein (encoded by transcript BESB_013370) translates to MAANPHLLPLWGEAPVAGSRAPARLASGAFRSAFPGAEDQAELEGGGAVLSGASERSACLPPRPSDTEALVLRAERLREDIFSVRVAGRYRAELISACLFMRHGARTPKDSLGVAAPGGSTSASPPAHRGGSPCPGSAGGAECDAAKSDTAKSAVAAAAAGPATEEAPNGENGVQSATQTHAKPGERGLEICGPAGGKPVSVGCTTASSVSASLVGAVDFDLASLASDGSNSGREGLLGVLPAPAPAPSGGAAETPCGALEAGKTSRATCGSASGDATVASSAGLGGGELDPTAGHATEAGTHRGGGRGRTSRRRRWSSKKSCDLPSAQKNPGPSSAGVSRRARASTWATFSRSPAERAVSVRLHVRQQREKTESGGRGGAPFAPSFGVARFAEGLNARQVRGGASEEAEGARDRTRDARGVCAPHSVDAGVRTPAAACTSAAFGDAALASAPAIFSPSRSTLLFPPSSPDPPSTASSASFTPSSRSPSSSRAETAPRTDPSAASRSCLSASAATDTGRRLLAVFSELPRKERSGNASEAFFSALPPASTPAAPAAAASGEGVVLTPHAASLPLVPCSKGPCPGRLPAPTALTSPPTGGGAAAFTADPWPFGCAPGLLTAAGWQQAACIGCSLRRRQRVILRNAFLRERLVALETREAEIRRRQRRQAAKEAANLASKTASDGATSRGGGCVTLGAFRGTQRRKRGEAKAEGGVQARTRIVRRKDREDAPPAPSPLDSCTNDPGVRLFASSHEAPQSLAFSAPSSGTVSRGPAAASSFCTTSSFAVADPSFLSHSAAGVEGRSSDSGVAPAASFPSVCLSPSHQPVCVGAPQVSSLASTRAAPSQGVARLSVASPRAGGLYPSLSGGVAGGDAHSLSSSRSDCSFSSSCSSTDSEAGSTRGGAAYAYHCRRLSSSSSTFASSSFSSALCSPSWPSSSYGSRSPSGAGTRRCAEAAPLGAGVGAPPSASGARAAISHPPSASCSVSLSGKRPASSLARFSPSRGGAGGFAAAEETSGAPLQPSFLIRETQDGEEFLLNRRASLFLCSTESLRCQQTAEGVLAGLLYGPSILRQLQRHCCACAWGGDRSSCAHPKGSCRRGARASVPEARGGESPGAAVEGRGGVGLDGDAAGGTQEQGDGGAVSEIKEKAAEKSEKMTHARAQECWLRGDKSERSFPAHTRAGFPVLSRLPSTTWPSARTAFPCLHVASSGSPLALALKAKSQTLHTESELLRRLTGWEEKAGLKVMKKFVSAYGSYLFHGVPPPPLTAGAFRFAPGPAVFDAPTTASVATSYGDVSRQSSALFVSSEESRALSSPPSPPPSQPSASLKQPDDGTLLTPPAEEREARRQDRAEARGARWPAGLAGSGSHDLLAASLGDEALVPCEGGEDARAISEASRGHNEEGDAFSASLLQAIFLGADVVTRLQFGEEEEVGWRAGGTSLLELVGRLEQMADWCLACEGEGDARKAPAPLPSAACTPPCRGKIEAEGRGGESEEAERCRAEEARPAPPPLLQIFVTHQSALLALQGALGVQTPDLHVPPFGCYILAELLRLAPACRAEGQDDASSVASEDIEEATGVPSDDEIEMPEEAREGDGGEDAGLAGEDERENGETAGVSCGSIPSTRGESAVAALKRRPVSLGSPSSVSAESENDPSTSSSLSPSSSSRGEPQEAPPGQVPQEGLPSSLSSAPPSPSASTATSSSSAARSFAPDPRLERLTGVKPKVERRRHPGCLVRWTINGSCPLILPPTLRFVPAETGSPTAASCPSSPPLAASPAPLLLTRRAEGANAEGGEIVSKTAEFAREESDAKAAEGEILASRLQQTLQERGEKLRALQLSAAATEYAAADAQVWSVLAEEKKSFPCRSRSQLHLRLGLAEEEKAEEDEAASCGVDQNGCRALRGSTPEGLREDPSQTAPVEAWELTHLLCGRRMPCFCFHCLRRAESDLARGRKCGEKAGLEETEPKRPPPAEVKKEGAEGQEATWNSDARELSRAARAEGGYGAKSREKAGGEESRFREDELDFETRNLVEFDRLLAFLDERIAKYGMPLPVGDGLGRQQEPSLQGLTSSGKGEEGRKKKGGK, encoded by the exons ATGGCCGCGAACCCTCACCTTCTTCCCCTCTGGGGGGAGGCCCCGGTCGCGGGGTCGCGggctccggcgcgcctcgcctctgggGCCTTCCGGTCAGCCTTCCCGGGTGCCGAAGATCAGGCTGAActcgagggaggcggagctgTTCTGTCGGGCGCAAGCGAGCGGagcgcctgcctcccgcCAAGGCCGAGCGACACCGAGGCGCTGGTGCTGAGGGCGGAGCGACTTCGAGAGGACATCTTCAGCGTCCGCGTGGCGGGGCGGTACAGAGCTGAACTGATTagcgcctgcctcttcaTGCGCCACGGCGCGCGAACCCCGAAAGACagtctcggcgtcgctgcacCCGGCGGTTCGACTTCAGCTTCCCCCCCAGCCCACCGCGGCGGTTCACCGTGCCCaggaagcgccggcggcgcagaatgTGACGCCGCGAAATCTGACACTGCGAAATCTGCtgttgccgccgccgcggcaggcccCGCCACGGAAGAAGCGCCAAACGGCGAGAACGGCGTTCAAAgtgcgacgcagacgcatgcaaagccgggcgagcgcggcttGGAGATCTGTGGGCCTGCAGGGGGAAAGCCGG TCTCCGTGGGATGCACCACGGCGTCATCGGTGAGCGCGTCCCTGGTCGGTGCCGTCGACTTCGATCTCGCCTCGCTTGCCTCGGATGGCAGCaacagcggccgcgagggcctTCTGGGCGTCTTGCCGGCGCCGGCCCCCGCGCCGAGCGGAggggccgcagagacgccgtgCGGGGCCCTGGAGGCCGGGAAGACCTCCAGGGCGACCTGCGGCTCTGCtagcggagacgcgacggTCGCTTCTTCGGCAGGCCTTGGAGGCGGAGAACTAGATCCGACCGCGGGACACGCGACGGAAGCGGGGACGCACcgcggggggggaagggggcgaacctcgaggaggaggcggtggAGCTCGAAAAAGAGCTGCGACTTGCCGTCTGCACAAAAAAATCCGGGGCCGAGCTCTGCGGGAGTCAGCAGGAGGGCCCGTGCGTCGACGTGGGCGACCTTCTCGCGGAGcccagcagagagagcagtGAGTGTGCGTCTCCA TgtgcggcagcagcgtgaGAAAACCGAGTCTGGCGGACGAGGGGGCGCTCCTTTTGCTCCTTCGTTTGGCGTCGCACGTTTCGCTGAGGGTCTGAACGCGCGGCAGGTGCGGGGAGGCGCCTCGGAagaggccgagggcgcgagagacaggacgcgtgacgcgcgaggcgtttGCGCTCCACATTCCGTGGACGCGGGCGTGAGGAcccctgcagctgcgtgcaCCAGTGCCGCTTTCGGCGACGCAGCTCTCGCCTCAGCGCCTGCGAttttttcgccttcgcgctcaaCTCTGTTGtttccgccgtcttcgccggaTCCCCCCTCCAcagcttcttccgcctccttcaCGCCGTCTTcccgctcgccgtcctcaTCGCGGGCCGAGACTGCGCCGCGCACGgacccctccgccgcgtcccgcTCTTGCCTTTCTGCGTCGGCAGCGACAGACACAGGAAGACGACTGCTCGCAGTATTTTCTGAGTTGCCTCGAAAGGAGCGTTCTGGGAACGCGTCTGAGGCCTTCTTTTCGGctctcccccccgcctcgacgcctgctgcgcctgccgccgccgcgagcggcgagggcgtggTGCtgacgccgcacgcggcctcgctgcctctggtGCCTTGCTCCAAAGGCCCCTGCCCCGGCCGGCTCCCAGCGCCCACGGCCTTGACGAGCCCGCCGACcggggggggagcggcggcCTTCACCGCAGATCCTTGGCCCTTTGGCTGTGCCCCGGGCCTGCTCACCGCTGCGGGGTGGCAGCAGGCCGCATGCATCGGCTGCTCcctgcgacggcgacagcgcgtcaTCCTGAGAAATGCCTtcctgcgcgagcggctggTCGCCCTGGAGACCCGCGAAGCTGAGATCCGCcgaagacagaggcgccAGGCCGCCAAAGAGGCTGCAAACCTCGCATCGAAAACGGCGTCTGACGGCGCTACGTCGAGAGGCGGGGGCTGCGTGACCCTCGGAGCCTTCCGGGGCAcccagcggcggaagcgcggggaggcgaaggctgagGGCGGGGtgcaggcgcgcacgcgcattGTGAGGAGAAAGGACAGGGAGGACGCGCCTCCTGCACCCTCGCCTCTGGATAGCTGCACGAACGACCCCGGTGTTCGCCTTTTCGCGAGCTCTCACGAGGCCCCGCAGTCTCTCGCTTTCTCGGCTCCATCTTCTGGGACTGTTTCGCGTGGGCCGGCCGCAGCGTCGTCTTTCTGTACGACGTCcagcttcgccgtcgctgacccttcgtttctctctcACTCTGCGGCAGGCGTAGAAGGACGCTCGTCTGATTCTGGTgtggcgcctgctgcttcgTTTCCTTCAGTTTGTCTGTCGCCCTCGCATCAGCCGGTGTGCGTGGGGGCGCCTCAGGTCTCGTCGCTTGCCTCCACCCGGGCCGCACCTTCGCAGGGCGTTGCTAGGCTCTCTGTCGCGTCCCCGCGGGCGGGTGGCCTCTATCCGAGTCTCTCGGGAGGAGTCGCAGGGGGCGACGCACATTCTCTGTCGAGTAGCCGCAGCGACTGTagcttcagcagcagctgttCCAGCACAGACAGCGAGGCTGgcagcacgcgcggcggagctgcctACGCGTACCattgccgccgcctctcctcttcgtcatcGACCTTTGCATCCTCATCCTTCTCGTCCGCACTTTGCTCTCCTTCCTGGCCGTCTTCCTCTTACGGTTCACGCAGCCCGTCTGGAGCGGGGACGCGGAGATGCGCTGAGGCCGCGCCCCTGGGCGCGGGGGttggcgcgcctccttcggccTCCGGGGCGCGCGCTGCAATCTCTCACCCaccttctgcgtcttgctCGGTTTCCTTGAGTGGGAAGCGGCCAGCGAGTTCGCTTGCGCGgttctcgccctcgcgcggaggagctggagggtttgcggctgcagaggaaacgagcggggcgccgctgcagccctcGTTTCTTATTCGTGAGacgcaggacggcgaggaatTCTTGCTCaaccggcgcgcctcgctctttcTATGCAGTACGGAGTCGCTGCGCTGCCAGCAAACTGCGGAGGGCGTCCTCGCGGGGCTCCTCTACGGCCCGTCAATCCTGCGGCAGCTCCAGCGGCactgctgcgcatgcgcctggGGCGGCGACCGGTCTTCCTGTGCACACCCGAAGGGGTCTTGCCGGCGgggggcgcgcgcctcggtgcCTGAGGCGCGGGGTGGAGAGAGcccgggcgccgccgtcgaggggcgaggaggcgtcggACTCGACGGGGACGCGGCCGGGGGCACCCAAGAGCAAGGCGACGGGGGTGCAGTCTCGGAAATAAAAGAGAAGGCCGCTGAAAAGAGTGAAAAGATGACGcacgctcgcgcgcaggagTGCTGGCTGCGTGGAGAcaagagcgagaggagcttTCCAGCGCACACACGGGCGGGGTTTCCTGTCCTTTCGAGGCTCCCGTCGACGACCTGGCCTTCTGCGCGAACCGCCTTCCCCTGTCTCCACGTCGCCTCTTCGggctctcctctcgccctcgctctcaAGGCAAAAAGTCAGACG CTGCACACGGAGTctgagctgctgcggcgactcACGGGCtgggaggagaaggcgggtCTGAAGGTGATGAAGAAGTTCGTCTCGGCGTACGGCTCGTATCTGTTCCACGGCGTGCCGCCTCCACCGCTCACTGCGGGCGCCTTTCGGTTCGCACCGGGGCCCGCGGTCTTCGACGCCCCGACGACCGCGTCGGTGGCCACGTCCTACGGCGACGTCTCGCGGCAGTCTTCTGCGCTTTTCGTCTCTTCTGAggagtcgcgcgcgctctcttcgccgccttcgccgccgccttcccaGCCGTCGGCGTCCTTGAAGCAGCCCGACGACGGCACTCTCCTCACGCCCCCCGCGGAGGaacgagaggcgaggagacaggaccgcgcggaggcccgcggggctCGTTGGCCAGCGGGACTCGCAGGAAGCGGCTCGCATGACCTCCTGGCTGCCTCTCTtggagacgaggcgctggTTCCATGCGAGGGTGGggaggacgcgcgtgcgATCTCCGAGGCATCCCGCGGGCAcaacgaggagggagacgccttctccgcttcgctgcttcAAGCGATCTTTCTCGGCGCCGACGTCGTCACGCGCCTCCAGttcggcgaagaagaagaagttgggtggcgcgctggcggcactTCGCTGCTAGAACTCGTCGGCCGCCTCGAGCAGATGGCGGACTGGTGTCTAGCCTgtgaaggcgagggcgacgcgaggaaggcccCAGCCCCTctgccgtctgctgcgtgcACCCCGCCTTGCCGAGGGAAAATCGAGGCAGAAGGACGGGGGGGTGAGAGTGAAGAGGCCGAGCGCTGCAGGGCGGAGGAAGCTCGGCCGGCGCCacctccgctgctgcagatctTCGTGACCCACCAGTCTGCGCTGCTGGCTCTACAGGGGGCCTTGGGCGTGCAGACTCCGGACCTGCACGTGCCGCCCTTTGGCTGCTACATCCTCGCGGAgttgctgcgcctcgcgccggcgtgccgcgcggagggccAAGACGACGCCTCGTCTGTGGCCTCAGAAGATatcgaggaggcgacgggcgTCCCCTCCGACGACGAAATCGAGATGCCCGAGGAGGCTCGTGAGGGGGACGGGGGAGAGGATGCAGGATTAGCGGGGGAGGATGAAAGAGAGAACGGAGAAACGGCGGGCGTGTCGTGCGGCTCGATCCCCAGTACGCGGGGCGAGAGCGCCGTGGCCGCCCTTAAGAGGAGGCCCGTCTCCCTTGGTTCTCCTTCCTCCGTCAGTGCGGAGTCAGAGAATGACCCCTCcacctcttcttctctctccccctcttcgtcctcgcgcggcgaaccccaggaggcgccgcctggcCAGGTGCCTCAGGAAGGCCTGCCatcttctctgtcttccgcgcctccctcgccctccgcttcgACTGcgacgtcttcctcgtctgcggctcgctcgtTCGCGCCGGATCCTCGCCTCGAGCGGCTGACGGGAGTGAAACCGAAGgtggagcgacggcggcatcCTGGCTGTCTCGTTCGCTGGACGATCAACGGCTCATGCCCCCTGATTCTTCCTCCCACTCTCCGCTTCGttccggcggagacaggctcGCCAACTGCTGCGTCGtgtccctcgtcgcctccgctggcggcctccCCCGCGCCCCTGCTCctcacgcggcgcgccgaaggTGCGAACGCCGAGGGAGGGGAAATTGTGTCCAAAACTGCAGAgttcgcgcgagaggagagtgacgcgaaggcggcagaagGGGAGATCCTCGCGTCTCGGCTGCAACAGACGCTCCAAGAGCGAGGGGAGAAGCTgcgtgcgctgcagctctcagcggccgcgacggagtacgcagcggcagacgcgcaggtGTGGAGTGTGCTggcggaggagaaaaagTCGTTTCCTTGTCGGTCGCGTTCGCAGCTTCATCTGAGGCTGGGACTcgctgaagaggagaaggctgaggaggacgaggcagcgagctgcGGGGTCGATCAAAACGGCTGCAGGGCTTTGCGCGGCTCGACCCCAGAAGGCTTGCGGGAGGACCCCTCGCAGACAGCCCCTGTCGAAGCCTGGGAGCTGACGCACCTTCTCTGTGGCCGTCGGATGCCTTGCTTCTGCTTCCACTGtcttcggcgcgccgagagcgaccTGGCGCGTGGTCGGAAgtgcggagagaaggcaggcTTAGAGGAGACCGAACCGAAAAGGCCGCCCCCGGCGGAAGTGAAGAAGGAGGGAGCCGAAGGCCAGGAGGCAACGTGGAACTCTGACGCGAGAGAGCTGTCACGGGCGGCTAGGGCAGAGGGTGGGTATGGGGCGAAGTCAAGGGAAAAGGCGGGAGGAGAAGAGTCTCGCTTCAGGGAAGATGAACTCGATTTCGAGACGCGGAACCTGGTGGAGTTCgatcgccttctcgccttcttaGATGAGAGAATCGCAAAGTATGGCATGCCCCTGCCTGTCGGGGACGGTCTCGGGAGACAGCAGGAGCCTTCGCTTCAAGGGCTGACTTCGAGCGggaagggagaagaagggaggaagaaaaagggggGTAAGTAG
- a CDS encoding putative topoisomerase VIA (encoded by transcript BESB_013380) has translation MNPTKLEAAGKKVISLLDQIHGLWITARAATQRELFYKLLNVFDTQAQVNSQLQQIVKWLEIPRSCLNVFASQKGLVAGMVTFCKGSASLDCRNAGTGILVSETLLEVDRIESKASYIVVVEKEAVFQTLTEQQIWNILFFCMTARKNMMAAQCGYVGDFDPHGISIFLSYQYGSSVFEGRSLSCVDLHWIGMCSEDLERLPAETRLSLSGRDRALLQNLFDHPTVKCCERLKQQCIFMLHHDTKFEIEAIASLGLDYLGRYYIPSRILKRTWI, from the exons ATGAATCCAACAAAATTGGAAGCAGCAGGAAAAAAAG TCATATCGCTGCTTGACCAGATACACGGGCTGTGGATAACA GCTCGCGCAGCAACGCAGAGAGAACTGTTCTATAAGCTGCTCAACGTGTTCGACACGCAAGCGCAAGTAAATTCTCAATTACAG CAAATTGTCAAGTGGCTCGAAATAccacgcagctgcctcaATGTTTTCGCGTCCCAAAAAG GACTTGTCGCTGGCATGGTGACGTTTTGCAAAGGATCGGCATCACTTGATTGCCGCAATGCAG GCACTGGAATACTTGTTTCAGAAACGCTCTTGGAGGTGGACAGGATTGAATCCAAAGCGAGTTACATAGTAGTGGTAGAGAAGGAGGCTGTGTTCCAAACGTTGACGGAGCAACAAATATGGAAT ATTCTGTTTTTCTGCATgacggcgcggaagaacATGATGGCGGCTCAGTGCGGCTATGTCGGAGACTTCGACCCCCATGGAATCAGCATTTTCCTGTCATATCAGTACGGCAGCTCGGTTTTTGAAGGGAGGTCACTCAGTTGCGTGGATCTGCACTGGATTGGCATGTGCTCTGAGGACCTCGAAAGGCTGCCAGCCGAAACCCGGCTATCTCTATCAGGCCGTGACAGGGCACTGCTGCAAAATTTATTTGATCACCCAACCGTCAAATGCTGCGAGCGTCTGAAGCAGCAGTGCATATTTATGTTACATCACGATACAAAATTTGAGATTGAGGCCATTGCCAGTTTAGGCTTGGACTATCTGGGTCGCTACTACATCCCTTCGCGAATCCTCAAGAGAACATGGATATGA
- a CDS encoding alveolin domain containing intermediate filament IMC13 (encoded by transcript BESB_013390) produces MAEQQGGRQPSDPFKPADLNGDKRILTPTIPGAAHCSFTSGAAPNTIYVPLINQTIRRNRIVEVPEIHVVEKLVPKIQVQDVIRKVPRTDIQWVEKIVEVPQIQVVEKIVEVPQIQEIRREVPRVEVQEVVHRVPRYHVQHVEKYVEVPQIQYVEKYVEVPQIQEVVKYRERVEIVEVPIEKIREVPRIEVKVVEKIRHVPGPIEYIDIPQERIVEKPVYETIEKIVEVPEVHDVLVEKPIMVPVPGPEVEIPIEVPVYYDVPAYYPGPVKVIPIEKEKLYEKLVEIPVPVAQESIRVVRVPHQVPVDVYKEVPVPRYVDQIVEVPVQVPVPQPPPVIHPVLQNQIIDEDPIYEQAPPRYIYEKPVWAAPVYENAPRLPPIESPAHAHPNAIAAWRPQPGPEPRAFSRDSSVQPGSGSQK; encoded by the exons ATGGCCGAGCAGCAAGGAGGTCGGCAGCCTTCAG ACCCGTTCAAGCCAGCAGACTTGAACGGGGACAAGCGAATTCTTACCCCAACGATACCCGGGGCCGCCCACTGTTCGTTTACTTCAGGCGCAGCACCGAACACGATCTACGTTCCGCTGATCAATCAGACTATCAGAAGAAACCGCATCGTAGAAGTTCCCGAGATCCATGTCGTTGAGAAGCTGGTTCCGAAGATACAAGTACAGGATGTGATCCGAAAAGTGCCGCGAACGGACATTCAATGGGTAGAGAAGATTGTTGAAGTCCCTCAGATCCAG GTTGTCGAGAAGATTGTCGAAGTCCCTCAAATTCAGGAGATACGCCGAGAAGTTCCTCGCGTCGAGGTTCAAGAAGTCGTTCATAGGGTCCCACGCTACCATGTACAGCACGTAGAGAAATACGTCGAGGTCCCTCAAATCCAGTACGTGGAGAAATACGTGGAGGTGCCACAGATCCAAGAGGTTGTCAAATACCGG GAGAGAGTTGAGATTGTTGAAGTCCCTATCGAGAAAATCCGCGAAGTCCCGCGCATCGAAGTCAAAGTTGTCGAGAAAATTCGGCATGTGCCTGGGCCAATCGAGTACATCGACATTCCTCAGGAACGCATAGTCGAAAAACCAGTGTATGAAACTATTGAAAAGATCGTCGAGGTACCAGAAGTGCAT GATGTTTTAGTGGAGAAGCCCATCATGGTGCCAGTTCCCGGTCCTGAAGTAGAGATCCCCATCGAAGTCCCTGTGTACTACGACGTTCCCGCGTACTACCCCGGGCCCGTGAAGGTCATTCCAATTGAGAAGGAGAAGCTCTACGAGAAGCTAGTCGAAATTCCTGT ACCGGTTGCTCAAGAGAGCATCCGAGTCGTGCGCGTCCCACACCAAGTACCAGTAGATGTTTATAAAGAGGTCCCGGTGCCCCGCTACGTCGACCAGATCGTCGAGGTTCCTGTACAGGTTCCCGTTCCGCAACCTCCCCCCGTGATTCATCCAGTCCTTCAAAAC CAAATTATCGACGAAGACCCTATTTACGAGCAAGCGCCTCCACGGTACATTTATGAAAAGCCGGTATGGGCGGCTCCTGTGTACGAAAACGCACCTCGACTGCCTCCGATAGAATCTCCTGCTCACGCCCATCCAAACGCTATTGCTGCATGGCGGCCACAGCCTGGTCCTGAGCCACGGGCGTTCTCTCGTGACAGTAGTGTTCAACCGGGTTCCGGCTCTCAGAAGTAG